The stretch of DNA GCAGTGGACACGGAGAGAACTATCCGATTGATTTTTATGATGTGGAATATGATGCTGACATAGGCGTTACTTATATTTCTGACCTTTCTCCGAAAGAGCAGGCAGAGATGTTGGTACAAAAGGCAGAGTTTCCAAGAAATATTTTTTCAGAAGAAGAAAAGACATTTGTAAATGAATATGCAGAAACCTTCCCCGGACAGGTGGAAAGACTGAATGACCTGGTATGGGATATGAGGGAATCTTATGATGAAGCCGGTTCAAAGCTGGTGTATGAAGTGATTCAGGCAGCAAGGGCAAACTTCCCAGTGAAGGAACCGGAGATTGCAGAAGAAACAGCCATGCAGTATGCCCACCGTCTGATTGAAACGGCAGAAGCTGCAAATACAGGAAATTTCACAGATTCCCAGAGAAATCTTATTGTGAATTTTGCATATAAGATGGATGACAAAGACGAAGTGCTTGGACTGGTGAACCGTATGATGACCGCAATCCGCAGACCGGAAAGTGAATATACGAGAAATCTTATGAATGAAACACAGGCACAGATTGACAATTTCCCAGATGGCATGATCGGTTTTACGGAAATGCACGAGGCAGGAATCCAGTTAGACCATATGCTACCGCTTATGAAAGACCGGGCATATGAATTATACCGTGGAGGGGCAGAAATTTACATCTTATATGGAAATCCAGAGAATCCACAACGGGCAGAACAGGTGCTTGTGGAGACGGAAAATGAGATTTTTGGATATGACGGTATCTTTGGAATCACAGAAACAGAATGGGAAGTCCAGAAAGAAAGAGAAGTCTCTGCCACAAAACAGGAAGCACTGGAACGGCAGAGTGCAGAAAAGATTGATGAGACACTTCTTCTGCATGGAGAAAGCAGAAGGTTTGCCATTTATCAGATGGATAGTGGAGATGAGCATACCTATCAGTTTATGGGAATGGAATCTGCAAAGAACCTGGGCTATACCATTGATGGAAAGGATTACCGGATGGTTTATGCAGCACCGTGGATGCCAACAATCACGTTAGACAATATATTTGAACGATTTAACATTGATCGACCGGAAGATTTCCGTGGTCATTCCTTATCGGTAAGTGATGTGATCGTGATAAACAGGGGGGCAGAGATCACAGCCTATTATGTAGATTCTTTTGGATTTCAGGAACTTCCGGAGTTTGTCCAGCAGAGAATGAACATGCTGGAACATAATTCTGTCAGGGCATATCCGCCAGTTTATAAAGAAACATTGGAACAGGCAATGGGAGAACGGGATGTAGATGCCTATCTGGATTCCAGAAAGTTAAATCTGGACTGCAAGAAAGCAATCGAGGATGTTATCCGGGAGAATTTTGACGGACTGCACTTAAAGCAGGGTGCGGCAAAAGAAGTCGTGGAACGCTTTGGGGAAGAACGTATGAATTTTGTTATGGCAAACACCATCCGTGAACTTTCTCATGATGGAAGATTTTCCAGACAGAACAAAGACTGGGCGGAGCATATCGAAGTCCCGGAAAATGTCAGCCGGGGTAGAAATCTGAACCTGGATTATGTGATCGAAAGTCACCCGGCAGTTTTAGATGGGTTTATCGACATGGCAAGAGCTGAGATCCGGATGCAGAGGATAGAACAGGCGATAGGAGAAAACGAAGTGACAATCACGGCAGAGACAAGAGGATATGAAGCAGAAGGACATAACGGGACATGGCATACGGTTGATGAAAAGGAATATGCGGGGGAGAAGTTCTTCTTAATGGAACATGATGAATTTGGCTCCGATGTGGCAGGAATTATCGTAGCAGAAAATGGACAGCTTGTAGCGGAGGATTTATGGAATGGGTTTGATGCAGGAGCGTTAGAAGCTGTATCAGAATATTTGCAGGAAAATGGAACAACACTTTATGACTTGACGGAATTCCCGAAAGATTCTGTTGTAACTCTGCGGAGTGGACAGACACTTACAATCGAAGAAATACAAGCAGTACAGAAAGATACCTGGGAAGAAACGATGGCAGGAAAAAATGAATCTGGAACGGATGTCCGGTTTAATTTCCATGCAGTCAGTGAGGTGCAGCTGCCAGAAGGCATAAAGTTGAAAATGCCAGAGATTCATTACGTTGATAATTTTTATGTGATGGAAGATATAAATGCAGAGGGTGTAGTAAAAGTAAACCGGTATGAATCACTGGATGAAGCGATGCAGGAATATTTACGCCTGCCAAATCATCAGGAAAAAGTGCTTGGTATCCAGAATACGGAAACAATGCAGGAAAGCATGGATTTTATCCGATGTGAAAACGGAATAGATCAGCTGACCCATGCATATGAACAGATCGGAGGGTGGCTGAATCCGGAAATATATGAAGCGGTAAATAAAATGGAAAATATGCTGGACTGGAATGAGGTACAGATTGCATATCAGATTGGAAAACAATACTTTACAATCCAGACTGCAGAAGATGGCTATGATTATACATTTTACAATGAAGATTATCAGGAGGATGATGGAGGAATCTATGACAATCCGACAATTTATGTAGATGAAGCTGCCAGTGATATTTTGGAAGATAAAGGGTACTCATTGGAAGACGCAAAAGTAGTGGATTATGAAGAATTGATGGCAGATGTGGAAGAAGTTCAGGAAGAACAGATGCAGCGGATACAATTAGAAAAAAACTGCCCGGCAAGTATTTTTGAAGGATTTCGCAGGAAAGAAGCAATGCAAACCTATGAAGGAATCGCAATGCAGTTTACCGAGAGTAAAGGGTATCTGACCATACAGGCAACAGAAGAAGGATATTCGTTTATTTTTTATGACTCTGATCTGCATGAAATCCAGAGTGGTGATTACGATAATCCAGACGCATCCATTCAGGAAGTTGCTTATGAAACCCTTAAAAGTGAAAGAATGGATGACCTGGAATGTGTCAAAGTGGATTATAAAGAATTTGAAGAAATGACGATCCAGCACTCTAAGGATTTATTGCAGGAGGGGGAACTTCGTGCGACTTCTGAGATTGGAAGAAATGAACTGGCATTAAATAGCCTGAGCAGGGCAGAAGTTGAAAGAGGTGTCCTGTATCATGCACAGGCAGTATTAGAAGATATGGGAATGGAACAGGAGGTAGAGCTGCTTGCTGCAAGAGTGTATGGTTCCAGAAGCAGACAAGACCTTTACCGGGAAGATTCTGACCTTGATGTAGTGCTTTCTTATCGTGGCAATATCCGTGAAGACAGTTTCTTCAATGAATTAAATGCTCATGGTATAGCAATGGCAGGTATTAAGGTGGACATCAATCCTATCGCAGAAGAAAGAATCACTCTGGCAGAATATATGAAGGAAGCAGATGCTTACCTTGATCAGCAGGAGATTAAAAAACTCGCTTCGGACCTGGATAATTTTAGTTATGACGTTGATACCTATGAGTATAACGATACGATTGAAAATAGAGAAGAACAGGTGGAAAAACTCACGGAGGATATTTTGAATAAGAAAACAGAAGCTGTCAAGGACTGGCTGCTTGAGGTATCCGAGGAATCCGATATAGACAGCGATATTATAACTGCCCGTTCTTTACTTTCCCGTCTGGAAGATACAGAGCAACTTTCTATTTTTGACAAACAGCCGGAGCAGGAACAGCCAGGAGCCACGATCAGTTTTTATGTCGCAGAGTGCATGGAGTTTCCAGTCATGGGAGAGTACCATAATAACCTCACTTTAGAAGAAGCCATTAAAATATATGAGAGTATCCCAGCAGAGAGACTGCATGGGATTAAAGGAATCGGATTTGATCTGCAAGATGGTGATGAAGATTATTCCGGGGAATATGAGTTGATGAGTGCAGACCGGATACAGCGTGATCTGATAGATATGATTCCTCACTATAAAGAAAGCTCTCTGGTGCAGAAAGCAATCGCAGACATGGAAAAGTATCTGGATGAAAAGCATGGAAGGGTAAAGGAAACGGAACATACGGCAGAAACAGTAATAGGAAGTGGGCAGAAACCTTCTGCGGTTACGGCAGACAGAAGGGCAAAGCAGGAACCGGTATCTGTAAGTCAGAGCCAGACACAAAAGGCGGAACCTGCAAGCAGAGCAAAAGGTGAAGTGAAGAAGTCTGTGCTGCAGTCTTTAAAAGATTTTCAGGCAAAGGCAAAAGCGCAGGAGCAGAATAAGACAACAGAAAAATCCAAGACACATAAGAAAGGAGAGGTGGAATTATGATGGATCTGGCGATGAATTTTGATGCGGATGAATGTTTAGTAACCGCAATGTTTGATAAAGGAAACAGAAATGACACGATGGAGGCAATCGACCATATCATTCCTTTTTTAAAAGGCGATGCGGATATGATTGGTCTTGTCTGCAATACCATAAGAAAACTGTTCTGCATGAGTGATGAAGGGTATGAGATTTTTCTTATGGATCTGGAAGATTATAAAATGGAACTGGAAGAGGAGGAAGAAGAATGAGTACAAGTCAGTGTGCAGTATATCAGGTAAAAGATACCTCAGAGTATAGGGATGTCCGTTTTCGTTCTTACGAGAAACTGAAAAGCGAAGGAAGAACAGTTCAGATAGAAAACTATCAGCAGGTGTATATTGGAAGAATCCAGCCGGGGGAAACTCCGGCTGACATTAAAACACGCTTGCAGAAGCAATGACCGAAGAATTTCAAAGGTCATTCCATCGGTTGCAGTGATATGATTGTCATCACCGACGATGGAAAAACCACAGCTTACTATGTCAACAAAGATGGTTTTATCATCATTCCAGAATTTCTCGCAATCAAAAGTTCCTCCAATACCAGACTTTCCATTGATACGAGGGCTTTTTATGGCAACCATAAGAATCATGCCGCTTCATGTCGGCAAGGGCCGCACAGAAAGTCGGGCGATCAGTGACATCATCGACTATGTAGCAAATCCACAGAAAACAGATAACGGCAAACTCATTACCAGTTATGCGTGTGACAGCCGGACTGCGGATGCAGAGTTTCTTCTGGCAAAGCGGCAGTACATTGCCACTACCGGACGAGTGCGTGGCGCGGATGATGTGATTGCATATCATGTACGCCAGTCCTTCCGCCCCGGTGAGATTACCCCGGAAGAAGCAAACCGGCTGGGCGTAGAATTTGCAAAGCGTTTTACTAAAGGCAATCATGCCTTTGTGGTCTGCACTCACATAGACAAGTCGCACATTCATAATCACATTATCTGGTCATCGGTCAGCTTAGAATATGACCGGAAGTTCCGAAACTTTTGGGGCAGCACCAAGGCGGTTCGTCGGCTAAGTGACACCATCTGTATTGAGAATGGACTGTCCATTGTAGAGAATCCGAAACCTCACGGAAAGAGCTATAACAAATGGCTGGGCGATCAGGCAAAGCCCTCTCACCGAGAGCTGCTTCGTGTGGCGATTGACAACGCATTATCACAAAGTCCTGCTGACTTTGAAGAACTGCTGAAGCTGTTGCGAGAATATGGTTGTGAAGTCTCAAAGCGCGGGAAATCGTATCGACTGAAACTCTCTGGTTGGGAGAAAGCCGCCCGCATGGACAGTCTGGGCGAAGGATATGGATTGGAAGATTTGCGGGCAGTTCTCTTAGGGAAGAAAGCACATACCCCGCGAAAGAAAACAGTCACACAGGCAGAGCCGCCGAAGGTCAATCTGCTGGTGGACATTCAGACAAAATTGCAGGCTGGAAAAGGTGCTGGCTATGCTCGATGGGCTAAAGTTTTTAATCTGAAACAAATGGCGCAGACCATGAATTACCTGTCAGAGAACAATCTGCTGGAGTATGCGGTTTTGGAAGAAAAGGCTACGGCTGCCACGGCACATCACAATGAACTTTCGGCGCAGATCAAAGCGGCTGAAAAGCGCATGGCAGAGATTGCTGTTCTGCGTACTCACATCGTAAATTATGCCAAGACCCGTGAGGTCTATGTGGCATACCGCAAGGCGGGTTACACTAAGAAATTCCGGGAGGAACATGAGGAAGAAATTCTGCTCCACCAGGCTGCTAAGAATGCCTTTGATGAGATGGGCGTCAAGAAGCTGCCAAAGGTCAAAGAGTTACAGACAGAGTACGCAAAATTGCTGGAAGAAAAGAAAAAGACTTATTCCGAGTATCGGCGCTCCCGTGAAGAAATGAGGGAGCTTTTGACTGCAAAAGCGAATGTAGATCGAGTGCTGAAAATGGAGGTAGAACAGGATGTTGAAAAAGAAAAAGACCACGGCCAGCGGTAAGCTGGTCCTGGTCAAAAGCGTTCGCAGAACGCGCAGCCACAGAATGAAATTCTGTGTTCAAAGGGGCTTGGGGGCGCTGCCCTCAACAAGCAAGCGGAGAGGAAAATCACAAAGGGATTTTCTTCTCTGCGGGCCTGTGTGTATTAACACAGGCATTGCTTGCCGGTATTATCCCTGAATCAGAATAATTTCGGAATAACCACCGTTCTAACTATCCCACATGATGGAGGCGGCGGGCGTTACCGAGGAACTGAAAGCCCGTGACCCCATGCGCTGGGTGGGGTTGATGAACACGCTGAAAGCGCAGGTGGAGGAAGTGTTGTTGCAGGAATTAGTTTATATCTGATTTTGGGCATAGATGAAGCCGGGATTTTGCAAGCCAGCAAGCAATCCCGGCTTTATCTTATATATTTTCCAGTTTTTTTGACCGCCGGTATTCCAATGGCGATAGGCCGAATTGTTTTTTGAAAACTGATGCAAATTTGCTTTGATTCATATAGCCGACCAACTCTGCTATTTCTGCAACGGACAATCTTGCAGAAGTCAGTAACTCTGCAGCTTTTTTCATTCGGACTTCCCGTAGATAGATGGAAATATTTTGACCAAAAACGCCACGAAAATAGTTTTTTAAGCTGGTTTCGCTGACAGAAAACTGAGCTGCCAATTCCCATGCAGGATGATGTTGCCGCAAATCGGAAGTGATAATTTTTTCAACACGTTTTGCTATATCTACCTGTGTTTCAGTAAAAAATGTGCAGGCTTGCGATGGGGGGATATTGTTAAGATTTTGTAGTAATGAAAATAGAGCCAGAACATAGATCTTCATTTGAGAAATCGAAAACGGAGGCGCAATATCAAAAAGTTCCCAGAGCTTAATCAATATTTCTTCAACTTCAGGAGTAACTGCTGAGATATAAGTGTTATCGTTTGGGCAAAAAAGTTCAATGATTTTAGGGATGTCTATGCCAAACTCTTTTTGTATCCATGTACTCTCTGTTGCCAGTGTATTAGTATCAACAAAAAGCTCCATTCCCTCATAGATACGGCGAGGATAGACATATTGCTTTTGGGCAAAACACTCCGTGAGAGAAATATCTCCATCTTTCACATATACAAAGTTTCCGTTATTCAAGATAATCTCGCAACGACCAGTCACGCAATAGTTTAGGAGCAAAGGCCCTTTTTTAATGAAACTATCTTCACCCAAATTTGGAGCTGCCCATGTCGGAGAATTTATAAAAATATACGCAATAGTAAGTCCGGGGAAAAGTTGAAAAAACGTCATAGACCCTTTTCCCTCCTTAGTTTTCATAAGTAGTTCTGCGTTGAACTCGCTACGTTTTATTGAAACGCCGGGAATTTCAATACATTTTCTAAAAATATCATCAATCTTCATTTTTAACTCCTGTCGATTTGTCTGGCTCATTGCCCTTGATTTTAATCATATTATAGAATTGTAAGCGAAGTCAGTCAATAAAAAAACTCGTTGCTGTTTGGAGCCAAAAAGATGATTGGTTGTAGAGAGCTACTGCTAACTATGGTATCTTATAGAGAGGTTAGAAAACGCTAACCAGCAAATGAATGGAGGTATTCGTTATGAGTAACAAGTTACAAGCAAAAGACCTGATTAACCTCGGCCTTTTCACCGTTCTCTACTTTGTGATTGGCTGCTGTGTCGCCATTCCCGTCGGCTTTGTACCTATCTTTTTGCCGATCCTCGGAGCATTGTGGTCTTTGATTACCGGCATCCCGTTCATGCTGTTCTTGACCAGAGTTAAAAAATTCGGCATGGTTACAATTATGGGAATTTTAAGCGGCCTGCTGATGGGGCTGACTGGTATGGGATTTTGGGGCGTACCGATGGGCGTGATTTTTGGGCTGCTGGGAGATCTGATCTTGAAATCCGGCGGTTATAAAAGCGCCAAGAAGAGCCTGATCGGGTATGCGGTGTTCAGCCTTTGGATGGTTGGTACATATATCCCCATGTATTTCATGGTTGAGGATTCCTGGGCCAGTTTTGCGGCCAGCTTTGGTGAGGAATACGCTGACAGGGTAATGGCTGTTATGCCTATGTGGAGCATTATTCTGGTAATCGCCGGAATCTTCATTTTTGCGATCCTGGGCGGACTTTTAGGTAAGGCGCTTCTGAAAAAGCATTTTGCTAAAGCGGGCATTGTGTGATGAACGGGCTATCATTTTCAGCAACAACCGAAAAAAGAAAAGGAATCCTGCTTGATCCCCGGACAAAGCTCATTCTGCTGCTGACGATTACAACACTGATGTTCAGTACCAGTAACGAAGGAATTATGAACATCGTCAAGCCGTGTCTAAGCCTTGTCCCCTTTGCTCTGATTTTGTCGGAACGCCGTTTCAAAACAGCAGGAAAATATCTGGTGCTATATGCGGTTTGCTTTATACTGGAACGGATTGCCCTTACGAGTTTGAGCGGATT from Blautia sp. SC05B48 encodes:
- a CDS encoding DUF3849 domain-containing protein; amino-acid sequence: MANNIEKQLKEISERLEQGVKEIFTSERYTEYLNTMSKFHNYSFNNTLLITMQKPEATLVAGYQAWQKKFNRHVKRGEKGIQIIAPAPIREKQEIEKIDPVTKEPVIGDDGQPETEIVEMVIPRFRITTVFDVSQTEGEPIAELEVPELTGSVQFYDTFMQALQNISPVPIRMMNVEGEAKGYYHQTEKYIAIKEDMSNVQTMKTGVHEVSHALLHDREVMDAEGVLKDQTTKEVEAESIAYIVCNHFGLDTSEYSFTYIASWCESRDMKALKASMDTIRKTSAEIIENIEAQMYELEMERPIRDTFHKEDLILHLSGSMGSEFTYDLIENMSREQLEQNVGEYVRLLESGEIEENEKPLESFLEEKGAAVTPLYDSSGHGENYPIDFYDVEYDADIGVTYISDLSPKEQAEMLVQKAEFPRNIFSEEEKTFVNEYAETFPGQVERLNDLVWDMRESYDEAGSKLVYEVIQAARANFPVKEPEIAEETAMQYAHRLIETAEAANTGNFTDSQRNLIVNFAYKMDDKDEVLGLVNRMMTAIRRPESEYTRNLMNETQAQIDNFPDGMIGFTEMHEAGIQLDHMLPLMKDRAYELYRGGAEIYILYGNPENPQRAEQVLVETENEIFGYDGIFGITETEWEVQKEREVSATKQEALERQSAEKIDETLLLHGESRRFAIYQMDSGDEHTYQFMGMESAKNLGYTIDGKDYRMVYAAPWMPTITLDNIFERFNIDRPEDFRGHSLSVSDVIVINRGAEITAYYVDSFGFQELPEFVQQRMNMLEHNSVRAYPPVYKETLEQAMGERDVDAYLDSRKLNLDCKKAIEDVIRENFDGLHLKQGAAKEVVERFGEERMNFVMANTIRELSHDGRFSRQNKDWAEHIEVPENVSRGRNLNLDYVIESHPAVLDGFIDMARAEIRMQRIEQAIGENEVTITAETRGYEAEGHNGTWHTVDEKEYAGEKFFLMEHDEFGSDVAGIIVAENGQLVAEDLWNGFDAGALEAVSEYLQENGTTLYDLTEFPKDSVVTLRSGQTLTIEEIQAVQKDTWEETMAGKNESGTDVRFNFHAVSEVQLPEGIKLKMPEIHYVDNFYVMEDINAEGVVKVNRYESLDEAMQEYLRLPNHQEKVLGIQNTETMQESMDFIRCENGIDQLTHAYEQIGGWLNPEIYEAVNKMENMLDWNEVQIAYQIGKQYFTIQTAEDGYDYTFYNEDYQEDDGGIYDNPTIYVDEAASDILEDKGYSLEDAKVVDYEELMADVEEVQEEQMQRIQLEKNCPASIFEGFRRKEAMQTYEGIAMQFTESKGYLTIQATEEGYSFIFYDSDLHEIQSGDYDNPDASIQEVAYETLKSERMDDLECVKVDYKEFEEMTIQHSKDLLQEGELRATSEIGRNELALNSLSRAEVERGVLYHAQAVLEDMGMEQEVELLAARVYGSRSRQDLYREDSDLDVVLSYRGNIREDSFFNELNAHGIAMAGIKVDINPIAEERITLAEYMKEADAYLDQQEIKKLASDLDNFSYDVDTYEYNDTIENREEQVEKLTEDILNKKTEAVKDWLLEVSEESDIDSDIITARSLLSRLEDTEQLSIFDKQPEQEQPGATISFYVAECMEFPVMGEYHNNLTLEEAIKIYESIPAERLHGIKGIGFDLQDGDEDYSGEYELMSADRIQRDLIDMIPHYKESSLVQKAIADMEKYLDEKHGRVKETEHTAETVIGSGQKPSAVTADRRAKQEPVSVSQSQTQKAEPASRAKGEVKKSVLQSLKDFQAKAKAQEQNKTTEKSKTHKKGEVEL
- a CDS encoding transposon-transfer assisting family protein, with amino-acid sequence MMDLAMNFDADECLVTAMFDKGNRNDTMEAIDHIIPFLKGDADMIGLVCNTIRKLFCMSDEGYEIFLMDLEDYKMELEEEEEE
- a CDS encoding relaxase/mobilization nuclease domain-containing protein, which codes for MATIRIMPLHVGKGRTESRAISDIIDYVANPQKTDNGKLITSYACDSRTADAEFLLAKRQYIATTGRVRGADDVIAYHVRQSFRPGEITPEEANRLGVEFAKRFTKGNHAFVVCTHIDKSHIHNHIIWSSVSLEYDRKFRNFWGSTKAVRRLSDTICIENGLSIVENPKPHGKSYNKWLGDQAKPSHRELLRVAIDNALSQSPADFEELLKLLREYGCEVSKRGKSYRLKLSGWEKAARMDSLGEGYGLEDLRAVLLGKKAHTPRKKTVTQAEPPKVNLLVDIQTKLQAGKGAGYARWAKVFNLKQMAQTMNYLSENNLLEYAVLEEKATAATAHHNELSAQIKAAEKRMAEIAVLRTHIVNYAKTREVYVAYRKAGYTKKFREEHEEEILLHQAAKNAFDEMGVKKLPKVKELQTEYAKLLEEKKKTYSEYRRSREEMRELLTAKANVDRVLKMEVEQDVEKEKDHGQR
- a CDS encoding AraC family transcriptional regulator; translated protein: MKIDDIFRKCIEIPGVSIKRSEFNAELLMKTKEGKGSMTFFQLFPGLTIAYIFINSPTWAAPNLGEDSFIKKGPLLLNYCVTGRCEIILNNGNFVYVKDGDISLTECFAQKQYVYPRRIYEGMELFVDTNTLATESTWIQKEFGIDIPKIIELFCPNDNTYISAVTPEVEEILIKLWELFDIAPPFSISQMKIYVLALFSLLQNLNNIPPSQACTFFTETQVDIAKRVEKIITSDLRQHHPAWELAAQFSVSETSLKNYFRGVFGQNISIYLREVRMKKAAELLTSARLSVAEIAELVGYMNQSKFASVFKKQFGLSPLEYRRSKKLENI
- a CDS encoding MptD family putative ECF transporter S component, with product MSNKLQAKDLINLGLFTVLYFVIGCCVAIPVGFVPIFLPILGALWSLITGIPFMLFLTRVKKFGMVTIMGILSGLLMGLTGMGFWGVPMGVIFGLLGDLILKSGGYKSAKKSLIGYAVFSLWMVGTYIPMYFMVEDSWASFAASFGEEYADRVMAVMPMWSIILVIAGIFIFAILGGLLGKALLKKHFAKAGIV